The following proteins come from a genomic window of Corynebacterium falsenii:
- a CDS encoding SLC13 family permease: MSSTTQREHASGHGSGQGSGQDAGLSATDDAQQATQQTAQQNEATKDKSLRHRLNLKPAWFALAHVVLIAILLLPSPDGLSWQGQIALAVLGFAVVMWITEAVTYPVSAIMIIAYLALLLGLSGDPDAPGAAFGTKNGLTTALAGFSSSGVALVAAALALAAAMQATGLHKRVALLVLKIAGEKISHIVAGAIIISIILAFFVPSATARAGAVVPILLGMVAAFGLASNSKLSALLIITAAQSISIWNVGIKTAAAQNLVALNFIEDSMGRSVSWGQWFLWAAPWSVLMSIALFFIMRWAIKPEVDRMDGGKETVRRQLEEIGPITGPEIRLIVVSIALLFFWSTEGFLHPVDSSTITLVAIGFLLLPRVGVFTWKKAENLINWGTLVVFAVGISLGTLLLKTGAAGWLSQKTFGAMGLDSMPLLATIILVGAFTVIIHLGFASATALSSALIPVYIALAATLNTPDGGLGFVVIQQFLISFGFLLPVSAPQNMLAYGTGAFTTKQFLRTGIPLTIIGYALVVLFSATYWKWLGLV, encoded by the coding sequence ATGAGCTCGACAACTCAACGCGAGCACGCCTCAGGGCATGGTTCAGGGCAAGGTTCAGGGCAAGACGCTGGCCTGTCCGCCACAGACGATGCGCAACAGGCCACACAGCAGACCGCGCAGCAGAACGAAGCGACGAAGGACAAGTCACTGCGGCACAGGCTCAACCTCAAACCCGCATGGTTCGCCCTCGCGCACGTGGTGCTCATCGCCATCCTGCTGCTACCCAGCCCAGACGGCCTCAGCTGGCAAGGCCAAATTGCCCTCGCGGTCTTGGGCTTCGCGGTGGTCATGTGGATCACGGAGGCAGTGACCTACCCCGTCTCCGCCATCATGATCATCGCCTACCTGGCGCTGCTCCTCGGACTGTCCGGGGACCCAGACGCGCCCGGTGCCGCCTTCGGAACGAAAAACGGCCTGACCACTGCATTGGCAGGGTTCTCCTCCTCCGGCGTGGCCCTCGTGGCCGCCGCCCTGGCGCTGGCAGCCGCCATGCAAGCCACCGGGCTACACAAGCGCGTGGCCCTGCTGGTTCTCAAGATCGCTGGCGAGAAGATCTCCCACATCGTGGCCGGTGCCATCATCATCTCCATCATCCTGGCGTTCTTCGTTCCTTCGGCTACGGCCCGCGCAGGCGCGGTGGTCCCTATCCTGCTGGGCATGGTTGCCGCCTTCGGGTTGGCGTCGAACTCAAAGCTATCCGCGCTGCTTATCATCACCGCGGCGCAATCGATCTCCATTTGGAATGTCGGCATTAAGACGGCCGCGGCGCAGAACCTCGTGGCCCTCAACTTCATCGAAGACTCCATGGGTCGTTCCGTGTCGTGGGGTCAATGGTTCCTCTGGGCCGCGCCGTGGTCGGTGCTCATGTCCATTGCGCTGTTTTTCATCATGCGCTGGGCCATCAAGCCCGAGGTCGACCGCATGGATGGCGGCAAGGAGACCGTCCGCCGTCAACTCGAGGAGATCGGCCCCATCACGGGCCCGGAGATCCGGTTGATCGTGGTCTCCATCGCGCTGCTGTTCTTCTGGTCGACTGAAGGCTTCCTCCACCCCGTGGATTCCTCCACGATCACCCTGGTGGCGATCGGTTTCCTGCTGCTTCCCCGCGTGGGCGTGTTCACGTGGAAGAAGGCCGAGAACCTCATCAACTGGGGCACGCTGGTGGTCTTCGCCGTGGGCATCTCGCTCGGCACGCTGCTGCTGAAGACGGGCGCGGCCGGTTGGCTGTCGCAGAAGACCTTCGGGGCGATGGGGCTGGACTCCATGCCACTGCTCGCCACCATCATCTTGGTCGGTGCGTTCACGGTGATCATCCACTTGGGCTTCGCCTCCGCCACCGCGCTGTCCTCGGCGCTGATCCCGGTGTACATCGCGCTGGCCGCCACGCTGAACACCCCCGATGGTGGCCTGGGCTTCGTGGTGATCCAGCAGTTCCTCATCAGCTTCGGGTTCCTGCTGCCGGTCTCGGCACCGCAGAACATGCTGGCTTACGGTACGGGCGCGTTCACGACCAAGCAGTTCCTGCGCACGGGTATCCCGCTGACGATCATCGGTTACGCGCTGGTGGTGCTGTTCTCCGCGACGTACTGGAAGTGGCTGGGCCTGGTGTAA